One Saimiri boliviensis isolate mSaiBol1 chromosome 17, mSaiBol1.pri, whole genome shotgun sequence genomic window carries:
- the SP6 gene encoding transcription factor Sp6, translating to MLTAVCGSLGSQHTEAPHASPPRLDLQPLQTYQGHTSPEAGDYPSPLQPGELQSLPLGPEVDFSQGYELPGASSRVTCEDLESDSPLAPGPFSKLLQPDMSHHYESWFRPTHPGAEDGSWWDLHPGTSWMDLPHPQGALTSPGHPGALQAGLGGYVGDHQLCAPTPHPHSHHLLPAAGGQHLLGPPDGAKALEAAAPESQGLDSSLDGAARPKGSRRSVPRSSGQTVCRCPNCLEAERLGAPCGPDGGKKKHLHNCHIPGCGKAYAKTSHLKAHLRWHSGDRPFVCNWLFCGKRFTRSDELQRHLQTHTGTKKFPCAVCSRVFMRSDHLAKHMKTHEGAKEEATGAAPGEGKAGGAVEPPGGKGKREAEGSAAPSN from the coding sequence ATGCTAACCGCTGTCTGCGGCTCTCTGGGCAGCCAGCACACGGAAGCGCCGCACGCCTCCCCGCCGCGCCTCGACCTGCAGCCTCTCCAAACTTACCAGGGCCACACGAGCCCGGAGGCCGGGGACTACCCCTCCCCGCTGCAGCCTGGAGAGCTGCAGAGCCTCCCGCTGGGCCCGGAGGTGGACTTCTCTCAGGGCTATGAGCTGCCAGGGGCCTCCTCGCGGGTAACCTGCGAGGACCTGGAAAGCGACAGTCCCTTGGCCCCGGGCCCCTTTTCCAAGCTCCTGCAGCCGGACATGTCACACCATTATGAATCGTGGTTCAGGCCGACTCACCCAGGCGCGGAGGATGGCTCGTGGTGGGACCTTCATCCGGGCACCAGTTGGATGGACCTCCCCCACCCTCAGGGAGCGCTGACCTCACCTGGCCACCCCGGGGCGCTTCAGGCGGGCTTGGGGGGCTACGTCGGAGACCACCAGCTTTGTGCTCCGACACCCCACCCGCATTCGCACCACCTCCTTCCAGCTGCCGGAGGGCAGCATCTCCTGGGGCCGCCCGATGGGGCTAAGGCCTTGGAAGCAGCCGCCCCGGAGTCCCAAGGGCTCGATTCCAGCCTAGACGGGGCGGCACGCCCCAAAGGCTCCCGGCGGTCAGTGCCCCGCAGCTCAGGCCAGACCGTGTGTCGCTGCCCCAACTGTCTGGAGGCGGAGCGACTAGGGGCTCCATGTGGGCCTGATGGGGGCAAGAAGAAGCATTTGCACAACTGCCACATCCCGGGCTGCGGGAAAGCCTACGCCAAGACGTCGCACCTGAAGGCGCACCTGCGCTGGCACAGCGGCGACCGTCCCTTCGTGTGCAACTGGCTTTTCTGCGGCAAACGCTTCACGCGCTCGGACGAGCTGCAGCGCCACCTCCAGACCCACACCGGCACCAAGAAGTTCCCCTGTGCAGTCTGCAGCCGCGTCTTCATGCGCAGCGACCACCTGGCCAAGCACATGAAAACCCACGAGGGCGCCAAGGAGGAGGCTACCGGGGCGGCCCCGGGAGAGGGCAAGGCCGGCGGCGCAGTGGAGCCCCCCGGGGGCAAAGGCAAACGCGAGGCCGAGGGCAGCGCCGCACCCTCCAACTGA
- the SCRN2 gene encoding secernin-2 isoform X1, with amino-acid sequence MGRPWPEAEEMASSSPDAPCSCDCFVSMPPASAIPAVIFAKNSDRPRDEVQEVVFVPAGTHTPGSRLQCTYIEVEQVLKTNAVILSRPSWLWGAEMGANEHGVCIGNEAVWTKEPVREGEALLGMDLLRLALERSTSAQEALHVITGLLERYGQGGSCLEDPAPFCYHNTFLLADRTEAWVLETAGRLWAAQRIQEGARNISNQLSIGTDISAQHPELQTHAQAQGWWDGQGTFDFAQVFSLTQQPVRMEAAKARFLAGQGLLRQQQGGITAEVMMGILRDKESGICMDSGGFRTTASMVSVLPQDPTQPCVHFLTATPDPSRSVFKPFIFGVGVAQAPQVLSPTFGAQDPVRTLPRFQTQVDRRHTLYRGHQAALGLMESDQDQEQQLRQKQRDLEQEGLKAVRGLLASEGAPPFQELGSLFQAFVKRESQAYL; translated from the exons ATGGGACGGCCCTGGCCCGAAGCTGAGGAG ATGGCATCGTCGAGCCCTGACGCCCCGTGTTCCTGCGACTGCTTTGTCTCGATGCCTCCGGCCTCAGCCATCCCGGCTGTCATCTTTGCCAAGAACTCGGACCGACCCAGGGACGAGGTGCAGGAGGTGGTGTTTGTCCCCGCAGGCACTCACACTCCTGGGAGCCGG CTCCAGTGCACCTACATTGAGGTGGAACAGGTGTTGAAGACGAACGCTGTGATTCTGAGCCGCCCTTCTTGGCTGTGGGGGGCTGAGATGGGCGCCAACGAGCATGGTGTCTGCATTGGCAACGAGGCTGTGTGGACGAAGGAGCCAGTTAGAGAGGGGGAAGCCCTGCTGGGCATGGACCTCCTCAG gctggctTTGGAACGGAGCACCTCTGCCCAGGAGGCCTTGCATGTGATCACAGGCTTACTGGAGCGCTATGGGCAGGGGGGCAGCTGCCTGGAGGACCCTGCACCGTTCTGCTACCATAACACCTTCCTGCTGGCTGACCGCACTGAGGCGTGGGTGCTGGAGACAGCTGGGAGGCTCTGGGCTGCGCAGAGGATCCAGG AGGGAGCCCGAAACATCTCCAACCAGCTGAGCATTGGCACAGATATCTCGGCCCAACACCCGGAGCTTCAGACCCATGCCCAGGCCCAGGGCTGGTGGGATGGGCAGGGCACCTTTGACTTTGCTCAGGTCTTCTCCCTGACCCAGCAGCCTGTGCGCATGGAGGCTGCCAAGGCCCGCTTcctggcagggcaggggctgctgCGGCAACAGCAAG GGGGCATCACGGCAGAGGTGATGATGGGCATCCTCAGGGACAAGGAGAGTGGCATCTGTATGGACTCAGGTGGCTTTCGCACCACCGCCAGCATGGTGTCCGTCCTGCCCCAGGATCCCACGCAGCCCTGTGTGCACTTTCTCACGGCCACGCCAGACCCATCCAG GTCCGTGTTTAAACCTTTTATCTTCGGGGTGGGGGTGGCCCAGGCCCCCCAGGTGCTGTCCCCAACTTTTGGAGCACAGGACCCTGTTCGGACCCTGCCCCGATTCCAGACTCAGGTAGATCGTCGGCACACCCTTTACCGTGGACACCAGGCAGCCCTGGGGCTGATGGAGAGTGATCAG GATCAGGAGCAGCAGCTCCGGCAGAAACAGAGGGATCTGGAGCAGGAAGGTCTCAAGGCCGTACGGGGGCTGCTGGCCAGCGAGGGGGCCCCACCCTTCCAGGAACTGGGCAGCCTCTTCCAGGCCTTTGTGAAGAGGGAGAGCCAGGCTTACCTGTAA
- the SCRN2 gene encoding secernin-2 isoform X4, with translation MGRPWPEAEEMASSSPDAPCSCDCFVSMPPASAIPAVIFAKNSDRPRDEVQEVVFVPAGTHTPGSRLQCTYIEVEQVLKTNAVILSRPSWLWGAEMGANEHGVCIGNEAVWTKEPVREGEALLGMDLLRLALERSTSAQEALHVITGLLERYGQGGSCLEDPAPFCYHNTFLLADRTEAWVLETAGRLWAAQRIQEGARNISNQLSIGTDISAQHPELQTHAQAQGWWDGQGTFDFAQVFSLTQQPVRMEAAKARFLAGQGLLRQQQGGITAEVMMGILRDKESGICMDSGGFRTTASMVSVLPQDPTQPCVHFLTATPDPSRSVFKPFIFGVGVAQAPQVLSPTFGAQDPVRTLPRFQTQDQEQQLRQKQRDLEQEGLKAVRGLLASEGAPPFQELGSLFQAFVKRESQAYL, from the exons ATGGGACGGCCCTGGCCCGAAGCTGAGGAG ATGGCATCGTCGAGCCCTGACGCCCCGTGTTCCTGCGACTGCTTTGTCTCGATGCCTCCGGCCTCAGCCATCCCGGCTGTCATCTTTGCCAAGAACTCGGACCGACCCAGGGACGAGGTGCAGGAGGTGGTGTTTGTCCCCGCAGGCACTCACACTCCTGGGAGCCGG CTCCAGTGCACCTACATTGAGGTGGAACAGGTGTTGAAGACGAACGCTGTGATTCTGAGCCGCCCTTCTTGGCTGTGGGGGGCTGAGATGGGCGCCAACGAGCATGGTGTCTGCATTGGCAACGAGGCTGTGTGGACGAAGGAGCCAGTTAGAGAGGGGGAAGCCCTGCTGGGCATGGACCTCCTCAG gctggctTTGGAACGGAGCACCTCTGCCCAGGAGGCCTTGCATGTGATCACAGGCTTACTGGAGCGCTATGGGCAGGGGGGCAGCTGCCTGGAGGACCCTGCACCGTTCTGCTACCATAACACCTTCCTGCTGGCTGACCGCACTGAGGCGTGGGTGCTGGAGACAGCTGGGAGGCTCTGGGCTGCGCAGAGGATCCAGG AGGGAGCCCGAAACATCTCCAACCAGCTGAGCATTGGCACAGATATCTCGGCCCAACACCCGGAGCTTCAGACCCATGCCCAGGCCCAGGGCTGGTGGGATGGGCAGGGCACCTTTGACTTTGCTCAGGTCTTCTCCCTGACCCAGCAGCCTGTGCGCATGGAGGCTGCCAAGGCCCGCTTcctggcagggcaggggctgctgCGGCAACAGCAAG GGGGCATCACGGCAGAGGTGATGATGGGCATCCTCAGGGACAAGGAGAGTGGCATCTGTATGGACTCAGGTGGCTTTCGCACCACCGCCAGCATGGTGTCCGTCCTGCCCCAGGATCCCACGCAGCCCTGTGTGCACTTTCTCACGGCCACGCCAGACCCATCCAG GTCCGTGTTTAAACCTTTTATCTTCGGGGTGGGGGTGGCCCAGGCCCCCCAGGTGCTGTCCCCAACTTTTGGAGCACAGGACCCTGTTCGGACCCTGCCCCGATTCCAGACTCAG GATCAGGAGCAGCAGCTCCGGCAGAAACAGAGGGATCTGGAGCAGGAAGGTCTCAAGGCCGTACGGGGGCTGCTGGCCAGCGAGGGGGCCCCACCCTTCCAGGAACTGGGCAGCCTCTTCCAGGCCTTTGTGAAGAGGGAGAGCCAGGCTTACCTGTAA
- the SCRN2 gene encoding secernin-2 isoform X2 → MMASSSPDAPCSCDCFVSMPPASAIPAVIFAKNSDRPRDEVQEVVFVPAGTHTPGSRLQCTYIEVEQVLKTNAVILSRPSWLWGAEMGANEHGVCIGNEAVWTKEPVREGEALLGMDLLRLALERSTSAQEALHVITGLLERYGQGGSCLEDPAPFCYHNTFLLADRTEAWVLETAGRLWAAQRIQEGARNISNQLSIGTDISAQHPELQTHAQAQGWWDGQGTFDFAQVFSLTQQPVRMEAAKARFLAGQGLLRQQQGGITAEVMMGILRDKESGICMDSGGFRTTASMVSVLPQDPTQPCVHFLTATPDPSRSVFKPFIFGVGVAQAPQVLSPTFGAQDPVRTLPRFQTQVDRRHTLYRGHQAALGLMESDQDQEQQLRQKQRDLEQEGLKAVRGLLASEGAPPFQELGSLFQAFVKRESQAYL, encoded by the exons ATG ATGGCATCGTCGAGCCCTGACGCCCCGTGTTCCTGCGACTGCTTTGTCTCGATGCCTCCGGCCTCAGCCATCCCGGCTGTCATCTTTGCCAAGAACTCGGACCGACCCAGGGACGAGGTGCAGGAGGTGGTGTTTGTCCCCGCAGGCACTCACACTCCTGGGAGCCGG CTCCAGTGCACCTACATTGAGGTGGAACAGGTGTTGAAGACGAACGCTGTGATTCTGAGCCGCCCTTCTTGGCTGTGGGGGGCTGAGATGGGCGCCAACGAGCATGGTGTCTGCATTGGCAACGAGGCTGTGTGGACGAAGGAGCCAGTTAGAGAGGGGGAAGCCCTGCTGGGCATGGACCTCCTCAG gctggctTTGGAACGGAGCACCTCTGCCCAGGAGGCCTTGCATGTGATCACAGGCTTACTGGAGCGCTATGGGCAGGGGGGCAGCTGCCTGGAGGACCCTGCACCGTTCTGCTACCATAACACCTTCCTGCTGGCTGACCGCACTGAGGCGTGGGTGCTGGAGACAGCTGGGAGGCTCTGGGCTGCGCAGAGGATCCAGG AGGGAGCCCGAAACATCTCCAACCAGCTGAGCATTGGCACAGATATCTCGGCCCAACACCCGGAGCTTCAGACCCATGCCCAGGCCCAGGGCTGGTGGGATGGGCAGGGCACCTTTGACTTTGCTCAGGTCTTCTCCCTGACCCAGCAGCCTGTGCGCATGGAGGCTGCCAAGGCCCGCTTcctggcagggcaggggctgctgCGGCAACAGCAAG GGGGCATCACGGCAGAGGTGATGATGGGCATCCTCAGGGACAAGGAGAGTGGCATCTGTATGGACTCAGGTGGCTTTCGCACCACCGCCAGCATGGTGTCCGTCCTGCCCCAGGATCCCACGCAGCCCTGTGTGCACTTTCTCACGGCCACGCCAGACCCATCCAG GTCCGTGTTTAAACCTTTTATCTTCGGGGTGGGGGTGGCCCAGGCCCCCCAGGTGCTGTCCCCAACTTTTGGAGCACAGGACCCTGTTCGGACCCTGCCCCGATTCCAGACTCAGGTAGATCGTCGGCACACCCTTTACCGTGGACACCAGGCAGCCCTGGGGCTGATGGAGAGTGATCAG GATCAGGAGCAGCAGCTCCGGCAGAAACAGAGGGATCTGGAGCAGGAAGGTCTCAAGGCCGTACGGGGGCTGCTGGCCAGCGAGGGGGCCCCACCCTTCCAGGAACTGGGCAGCCTCTTCCAGGCCTTTGTGAAGAGGGAGAGCCAGGCTTACCTGTAA
- the SCRN2 gene encoding secernin-2 isoform X3, with amino-acid sequence MASSSPDAPCSCDCFVSMPPASAIPAVIFAKNSDRPRDEVQEVVFVPAGTHTPGSRLQCTYIEVEQVLKTNAVILSRPSWLWGAEMGANEHGVCIGNEAVWTKEPVREGEALLGMDLLRLALERSTSAQEALHVITGLLERYGQGGSCLEDPAPFCYHNTFLLADRTEAWVLETAGRLWAAQRIQEGARNISNQLSIGTDISAQHPELQTHAQAQGWWDGQGTFDFAQVFSLTQQPVRMEAAKARFLAGQGLLRQQQGGITAEVMMGILRDKESGICMDSGGFRTTASMVSVLPQDPTQPCVHFLTATPDPSRSVFKPFIFGVGVAQAPQVLSPTFGAQDPVRTLPRFQTQVDRRHTLYRGHQAALGLMESDQDQEQQLRQKQRDLEQEGLKAVRGLLASEGAPPFQELGSLFQAFVKRESQAYL; translated from the exons ATGGCATCGTCGAGCCCTGACGCCCCGTGTTCCTGCGACTGCTTTGTCTCGATGCCTCCGGCCTCAGCCATCCCGGCTGTCATCTTTGCCAAGAACTCGGACCGACCCAGGGACGAGGTGCAGGAGGTGGTGTTTGTCCCCGCAGGCACTCACACTCCTGGGAGCCGG CTCCAGTGCACCTACATTGAGGTGGAACAGGTGTTGAAGACGAACGCTGTGATTCTGAGCCGCCCTTCTTGGCTGTGGGGGGCTGAGATGGGCGCCAACGAGCATGGTGTCTGCATTGGCAACGAGGCTGTGTGGACGAAGGAGCCAGTTAGAGAGGGGGAAGCCCTGCTGGGCATGGACCTCCTCAG gctggctTTGGAACGGAGCACCTCTGCCCAGGAGGCCTTGCATGTGATCACAGGCTTACTGGAGCGCTATGGGCAGGGGGGCAGCTGCCTGGAGGACCCTGCACCGTTCTGCTACCATAACACCTTCCTGCTGGCTGACCGCACTGAGGCGTGGGTGCTGGAGACAGCTGGGAGGCTCTGGGCTGCGCAGAGGATCCAGG AGGGAGCCCGAAACATCTCCAACCAGCTGAGCATTGGCACAGATATCTCGGCCCAACACCCGGAGCTTCAGACCCATGCCCAGGCCCAGGGCTGGTGGGATGGGCAGGGCACCTTTGACTTTGCTCAGGTCTTCTCCCTGACCCAGCAGCCTGTGCGCATGGAGGCTGCCAAGGCCCGCTTcctggcagggcaggggctgctgCGGCAACAGCAAG GGGGCATCACGGCAGAGGTGATGATGGGCATCCTCAGGGACAAGGAGAGTGGCATCTGTATGGACTCAGGTGGCTTTCGCACCACCGCCAGCATGGTGTCCGTCCTGCCCCAGGATCCCACGCAGCCCTGTGTGCACTTTCTCACGGCCACGCCAGACCCATCCAG GTCCGTGTTTAAACCTTTTATCTTCGGGGTGGGGGTGGCCCAGGCCCCCCAGGTGCTGTCCCCAACTTTTGGAGCACAGGACCCTGTTCGGACCCTGCCCCGATTCCAGACTCAGGTAGATCGTCGGCACACCCTTTACCGTGGACACCAGGCAGCCCTGGGGCTGATGGAGAGTGATCAG GATCAGGAGCAGCAGCTCCGGCAGAAACAGAGGGATCTGGAGCAGGAAGGTCTCAAGGCCGTACGGGGGCTGCTGGCCAGCGAGGGGGCCCCACCCTTCCAGGAACTGGGCAGCCTCTTCCAGGCCTTTGTGAAGAGGGAGAGCCAGGCTTACCTGTAA
- the LRRC46 gene encoding leucine-rich repeat-containing protein 46 — protein sequence MAGAKSAQGPEEGGVCITEALITKRNLTFPEDEELSEKMFHTLAELQTVRLDREGITTIRNLEGLQNLHSLYLQGNKIQQIENLACVPSLRFLSLAGNQIRQVENLLDLPCLQFLDLSENLIETLKLDEFPQSLLILNLSGNSCTNQDGYRELVTEALPLLLDLDGQPVLERWISDEEDEASNDDEFPELSGPFCSERGFLKELEQELSRHRERRQHAALTEHLLKMETQPALTDLPLLPGVPMAGDSSPSVTPEEGKETLPEAVSSPQASSPTKKPCTVVPRGQQSSLWGRKGARAATAPKASVAGAPSTTKTTPKRSKK from the exons ATGGCTGGAG CTAAGTCTGCCCAGGGTCCAGAGGAAGGGGGCGTCTGCATCACTGAAGCCCTTATCACTAAGCGGAACTTGACTTTCCCTGAGGATGAGGAACTGTCAGAGAAGAT GTTTCACACTCTTGCTGAACTGCAGACTGTCCGCCTGGACCGGGAGGGGATTACTACTATCAGGAACTTAGAGGGCCTCCAGAATCTTCACAGCCTCTATCTGCAAGGG AATAAGATCCAGCAAATTGAGAACCTGGCTTGCGTCCCCTCCTTGCG CTTCCTGTCTCTGGCAGGAAACCAAATCAGGCAGGTGGAAAACCTCCTCGACCTCCCGTGCCTCCAGTTCCTGGACCTTTCTGAGAACCTGATAGAAACATTGAAGCTGG ATGAGTTTCCCCAGAGCCTTCTTATCCTCAACCTGTCTGGAAATAGCTGCACCAACCAGGATGGCTACCG TGAGCTGGTGACAGAAGCCCTGCCACTTCTCCTGGACCTGGACGGGCAGCCTGTGTTGGAGCGCTGGATCTCAGATGAGGAGGATGAAGCCTCGAACGATGATGAGTTCCCAGAGCTGAGTGGCCCATTCTGCTCAGAGCGAG GCTTCCTTAAGGAGCTGGAGCAGGAGCTGAGCAGGCACAGGGAGCGCCGGCAGCATGCAGCCCTGACGGAGCACCTGCTGAAGATGGAGACGCAGCCCGCCCTCACCGACCTGCCCCTGCTGCCTGGGGTGCCCATGGCTGGGGACAGCAGCCCTTCTGTCACTcctgaggaagggaaggagacacTCCCTGAGGCCGTCTCCTCACCCCAGGCCTCCTCTCCCACCAAGAAACCATGCACTGTGGTTCCCAGGGGCCAGCAAAGCTCTCTCTGGGGAAGGAAGGGGGCCCGAGCAGCCACAGCCCCCAAGGCTTCTGTGGCTGGGGCCCCCAGCACAACCAAAACTACGCCCAAGAGAAGCAAGAAATGA